From a single Hymenobacter sp. YIM 151500-1 genomic region:
- a CDS encoding TonB-dependent receptor — protein MRHLFFFLQIVLAAVALVPAAWAQSSALTQPQEGASQTVRGTVLDAAAKAPVIGATVVVLGVDPPLGGTTDADGRFRLPGVPVGRVKLRITSIGYEDLQLNEVTVTAGKEVVLNLSLTERLTKLDEVQVVYRRSEDRTVPNNEMATVSARPFSPLEANRYAGALGDPARMAQNFAGISSANDTRNDIVVRGNSPASLLWRLEGVNIPNPNHFGSQGTTGGPVSLLNNNLLAKSDFLTGAFPAEYANALGSVFDLRLRKGNDEKREFLGQLGFNGIEVGAEGPYSKNSKASYLVNYRYSIFSLLKAVGYSIAGTPEYQDFTFKTDVPVGQRGTFSAWTLAGRSNITFLGKDVDSTQADVYGDESLNSRPTFSTGIAAASYEHRLTDRTVGRFTLSASRTSQQFDSDTILYRSGRTVEAEIPAERNKFVQEKLSANLMVSHKFSARDAVTAGAIVDLLRYDYRGEQLYPVAVVERNADGTTALAQLYAQWKHRFTDRLTLNAGLSTSRFELNGSTVVEPRAGLQYQLTPSSTLSAAYGLHSALSPLLTYFYQSRQPDGSYALTNRDLGFTRSHHFVLAYDRQLTDNLRLRAEGYYQRLFDAPVERTPSYFSGLTEGADFAPTNKGNLVNDGTGRNYGVELTLERAFAQGYYFLLTTSVFDSKYKGSDGVERNTPFNTKFVANALVGREFRVGRRDNTFTVSLRAATTGGRYVTPINYEASSQARTAVFRYNQAFSQQQDAYFRADVKLGYKINRARLTHEIAVDLQNVSNRENVFQQAYNPRTNRIGTAYQQGFLPVPFYRVTF, from the coding sequence ATGCGACACCTGTTCTTCTTTCTACAAATAGTATTGGCCGCCGTGGCTCTGGTGCCGGCGGCCTGGGCTCAATCATCAGCTCTCACCCAACCGCAGGAAGGCGCAAGCCAAACCGTGCGCGGCACCGTGCTCGACGCGGCGGCCAAAGCTCCCGTTATTGGGGCTACCGTGGTGGTGCTGGGCGTGGACCCGCCGCTGGGTGGCACCACCGACGCCGACGGCCGCTTCCGGCTGCCGGGCGTGCCCGTGGGCCGCGTGAAGCTGCGTATTACGAGCATCGGCTACGAAGACCTGCAACTCAACGAAGTAACCGTGACGGCTGGCAAGGAAGTGGTGCTCAACCTGAGCCTGACCGAGCGCCTGACCAAGCTCGACGAGGTGCAGGTGGTGTACCGCCGCAGCGAGGACCGCACCGTGCCCAACAACGAAATGGCCACCGTCTCGGCCCGGCCCTTTTCGCCTCTGGAAGCCAACCGCTACGCCGGGGCCCTGGGCGACCCAGCCCGCATGGCCCAGAACTTTGCCGGCATCAGCAGCGCCAACGACACCCGCAACGACATTGTGGTGCGCGGCAACTCCCCGGCTTCCCTGCTCTGGCGCCTGGAAGGCGTCAATATTCCCAACCCCAACCACTTCGGCTCCCAGGGCACCACGGGCGGGCCAGTGAGCCTGCTCAACAACAACCTGCTGGCCAAGTCCGACTTCCTCACGGGGGCCTTCCCGGCCGAGTACGCCAACGCCCTAGGCTCGGTATTCGACCTGCGCCTGCGCAAAGGCAACGACGAGAAGCGCGAGTTTCTGGGGCAGCTTGGCTTCAATGGCATTGAGGTGGGCGCCGAAGGGCCGTACAGCAAGAACTCCAAGGCCTCCTACCTGGTCAACTACCGCTACTCCATCTTCTCCCTGCTCAAGGCGGTGGGCTACAGTATTGCTGGCACGCCGGAGTACCAGGACTTCACCTTCAAAACCGACGTGCCGGTAGGCCAGCGCGGCACTTTCAGCGCCTGGACCCTGGCCGGGCGCAGCAACATCACCTTCCTGGGTAAAGACGTGGACTCGACCCAGGCCGACGTGTACGGAGACGAGAGCCTGAACTCGCGGCCCACGTTTTCGACCGGCATTGCGGCGGCCTCCTACGAGCACCGCCTCACCGACCGCACCGTGGGCCGCTTCACCCTGTCGGCCTCGCGCACCAGCCAGCAGTTCGATTCGGACACGATTCTCTACCGCAGCGGCCGCACCGTGGAAGCCGAAATTCCGGCCGAGCGCAACAAGTTTGTGCAGGAGAAGCTGTCGGCTAACCTGATGGTGAGCCATAAGTTCAGTGCCCGCGACGCCGTGACGGCCGGCGCCATCGTGGACCTGCTCCGCTACGACTACCGCGGCGAGCAGCTCTACCCCGTGGCGGTGGTGGAGCGCAACGCCGACGGCACCACGGCCCTGGCGCAGCTGTACGCCCAGTGGAAGCACCGCTTCACCGACCGGCTCACGCTCAACGCGGGCCTCAGCACCTCCCGCTTCGAGCTGAACGGCAGCACCGTGGTGGAGCCGCGCGCGGGCCTGCAATACCAGCTCACGCCCAGCAGCACGCTGAGCGCGGCGTATGGCCTGCACAGCGCCCTGTCGCCCCTGCTCACCTACTTCTACCAGAGCCGCCAGCCCGACGGCTCCTACGCCCTTACCAACCGTGACTTGGGCTTTACGCGCAGCCACCACTTCGTGCTGGCCTACGACCGGCAGCTTACCGACAACCTGCGCCTGCGCGCCGAAGGCTACTACCAGCGCCTATTCGATGCCCCCGTGGAGCGCACGCCCAGCTACTTCTCCGGCCTGACCGAAGGCGCTGACTTTGCCCCCACCAACAAGGGCAACCTCGTGAACGACGGCACCGGCCGCAACTACGGCGTGGAACTAACCCTGGAGCGGGCCTTCGCCCAGGGCTACTATTTCCTGCTCACCACGTCGGTGTTCGACTCCAAGTACAAGGGCAGCGACGGAGTGGAGCGCAACACTCCCTTCAATACCAAGTTCGTGGCTAACGCCTTGGTGGGGCGCGAGTTCCGGGTGGGTCGCCGGGACAACACGTTCACTGTTAGCCTGCGGGCGGCCACCACGGGCGGGCGGTACGTCACACCCATCAACTACGAAGCCTCCAGCCAGGCCCGCACCGCCGTGTTCCGCTACAACCAAGCTTTCAGCCAGCAGCAGGACGCGTATTTCCGGGCCGATGTGAAGCTGGGCTACAAAATCAACCGCGCCCGCCTCACGCACGAAATAGCCGTGGACCTGCAAAACGTGTCGAACCGGGAGAATGTGTTCCAGCAGGCCTACAACCCGCGCACCAACCGCATCGGCACGGCTTACCAGCAAGGCTTCCTGCCAGTGCCCTTCTACCGGGTCACTTTTTGA
- the ppk1 gene encoding polyphosphate kinase 1, which yields MKLFKSADLIRKSKYISRDLSWLRFNYRVLDQAKDPGRTLFDRLRFMAITSSNLDEFFMIRVGSLYNYIDYGKERVDYSGLRELPFRRKLLDFAHRFVNDQSLTYLNELKPQFEKNGFNILRMDELTELELKKADGYFKNTIFPLLTPMVYDSYHGFPLMMNQMLIFGVVTRAGGLEADTEKGQERLTFVQIPQNLSRFFELTRKDRVIFVPIEEIVRANLPKLFRNVEIVSANLFRITRNGDFTLEESDDIDVDFIKEIQLGLKTRKKGRVVRLEVEPNASSLLMAVLRERWKIDNGNVFVISSLIDLKGLLQILRHPNFRGRGSRTPAPVPPLSLPEGTEENLFDYLKHHDVLLHHPYNSIEPVVRLLEQAAEDPHVLGIKQTIYRLADDSRVTAALLKAAENGKHVSVLFEVKARFDEERNIREGAKLEKAGCFVIYGVSKYKTHTKMMMIIRKEGEKVTRYVHIGSGNYNEQTSRIYTDVSLLTTNDVYGHDVSEFFNVITGHSQPDEYEYLITAPKDMRQQLISLVREEVRNAKKGLPSGIVMKMNSLEDKEMIDEFYKASKAGVPIRFIVRGICCLRPGRAGLSENIEVRSIVGDFLEHSRLFYFHQAGQPKVYAGSADLMVRSFDRRIEALFLIVNPQLKREAINILYFNLKDNQNTYLMREDGAYIRRQPATDEPVFNVHREFYHRTYASMPETALYDEYLTRADMPVAAEDQPEAVPADDFPNAPETDEEQMSLVDLSQEAEEQAALE from the coding sequence GGTTCATGGCCATTACCTCCTCCAACCTGGATGAGTTTTTCATGATTCGGGTGGGCTCCCTATACAACTACATCGACTACGGCAAGGAGCGGGTGGACTACTCGGGGCTGCGGGAGCTGCCGTTTCGCAGGAAGCTGCTAGACTTTGCCCACCGCTTCGTCAACGACCAGAGCCTGACCTACCTCAACGAGCTAAAGCCGCAGTTCGAGAAGAACGGCTTCAACATCCTGCGCATGGATGAGCTGACGGAGCTGGAGCTGAAGAAGGCCGATGGCTACTTCAAGAACACCATCTTCCCGCTGCTCACGCCCATGGTGTACGACTCCTACCACGGCTTCCCGCTGATGATGAACCAGATGCTCATCTTCGGGGTGGTGACGCGGGCCGGCGGCCTCGAAGCCGACACCGAGAAAGGGCAGGAGCGGCTGACCTTCGTGCAGATTCCGCAGAACCTGTCGCGCTTCTTCGAACTGACGCGCAAGGACCGGGTAATCTTCGTTCCGATTGAGGAAATCGTGCGGGCCAACCTGCCCAAGCTGTTCCGCAACGTGGAAATTGTGTCAGCCAACCTGTTCCGCATCACCCGCAACGGCGACTTCACCCTGGAAGAGTCCGACGACATCGACGTGGACTTCATCAAGGAAATTCAGCTGGGCCTGAAAACCCGCAAGAAAGGCCGCGTGGTGCGCCTGGAGGTGGAGCCCAATGCCTCCAGTCTGCTCATGGCCGTGCTCCGGGAACGGTGGAAGATTGACAACGGCAACGTGTTCGTCATTTCCTCGCTCATCGACCTGAAAGGGCTCTTGCAGATTCTGCGCCACCCCAACTTCCGGGGCCGCGGCTCCCGCACGCCCGCGCCCGTGCCCCCACTGAGCCTGCCGGAAGGCACCGAGGAAAACCTCTTCGACTACCTCAAGCACCACGACGTGCTGCTCCACCACCCCTACAACTCCATCGAGCCGGTGGTGCGGCTGCTGGAGCAGGCCGCCGAAGACCCGCACGTGCTGGGCATCAAGCAAACCATCTACCGCCTCGCCGACGACTCCCGCGTGACGGCCGCCCTGCTCAAGGCCGCCGAAAACGGCAAGCACGTGTCGGTGCTGTTTGAGGTGAAGGCGCGCTTTGACGAGGAGCGCAACATCCGGGAAGGTGCCAAGCTGGAAAAGGCCGGCTGCTTTGTTATCTACGGGGTGAGCAAGTACAAGACCCACACCAAGATGATGATGATTATCCGCAAGGAAGGGGAGAAGGTGACTCGCTACGTGCACATCGGGTCGGGCAACTACAACGAGCAGACCTCGCGCATCTACACCGACGTGAGCCTGCTGACCACCAACGACGTGTACGGCCACGACGTGTCGGAATTCTTCAACGTCATCACCGGCCATTCCCAGCCCGACGAGTACGAGTACCTGATTACGGCCCCCAAGGACATGCGCCAGCAGCTGATTTCGCTGGTGCGCGAAGAGGTGCGCAACGCCAAGAAAGGCCTGCCCAGTGGCATCGTGATGAAGATGAACTCCTTGGAAGACAAGGAGATGATAGACGAGTTTTACAAGGCCAGCAAGGCGGGCGTGCCCATCCGGTTTATCGTGCGCGGCATCTGCTGCCTGCGGCCGGGCCGGGCGGGGCTTAGTGAGAACATCGAGGTGCGCAGCATCGTGGGCGACTTCCTGGAACACTCCCGGCTGTTCTACTTCCACCAAGCCGGGCAGCCCAAAGTATACGCCGGCTCCGCCGACCTCATGGTGCGCTCCTTTGATCGGCGTATTGAGGCCTTGTTTCTGATTGTGAACCCCCAGCTCAAGCGCGAGGCCATCAACATCCTGTACTTCAACCTGAAGGACAACCAGAACACCTACCTCATGCGCGAAGACGGCGCCTACATCCGCCGCCAGCCCGCCACCGACGAGCCCGTGTTTAACGTGCACCGCGAGTTCTACCACCGCACCTACGCCAGCATGCCCGAAACGGCGCTCTACGACGAGTACCTGACCCGCGCCGACATGCCCGTAGCCGCCGAGGACCAGCCCGAAGCCGTGCCCGCCGACGACTTCCCCAACGCCCCGGAAACCGACGAAGAGCAAATGTCGCTGGTAGACCTCAGCCAGGAAGCCGAGGAACAGGCGGCGTTGGAATAA
- a CDS encoding sensor histidine kinase: MNDKWLRLLGIPVVAVIMHVVFDGWPRQYDTAVLTHFLFGVFITVLLWEGNRALFLLMRRLFPHYDQTTRRLVVQTLSSTAFTFAATLFLNEFHRLLFGVPLCEKGELFSSFLLKMVPTLMVTSVYESIYFFGEWKKNLQRSEALARAGIQSELEALRSQLDPHFLFNSLNTLAALIEDDNEPAHTYLEQLADVYRYVLVSRDKTTVPLREEIAFVEAYLYLNKTRFRDDLQVEQRIAPAAYATNVAPLSLQMLVENAIKHNVISPENPLRVTLATEPDSGYVRVQNNVQPKTGLEQSTKVGLRNIINRYRLLSEHPVEVLRENGLFTVRLPLLS; the protein is encoded by the coding sequence ATGAACGACAAATGGTTACGCCTCCTGGGCATTCCGGTAGTTGCAGTCATTATGCACGTGGTGTTCGACGGGTGGCCGCGGCAGTACGATACGGCAGTGCTGACGCACTTTCTGTTCGGCGTCTTTATCACGGTGCTGCTGTGGGAAGGCAACCGCGCCCTGTTCCTGCTCATGCGCCGCCTGTTTCCGCACTACGACCAAACCACGCGCCGGCTGGTGGTGCAAACGCTGAGCAGCACGGCCTTCACGTTTGCGGCCACCTTGTTTCTGAACGAGTTTCACCGGCTGCTGTTTGGCGTGCCGCTCTGCGAAAAAGGCGAGCTGTTTAGCAGCTTCCTGCTGAAGATGGTGCCCACGCTCATGGTTACTTCCGTCTACGAAAGCATCTACTTTTTCGGGGAGTGGAAGAAGAACCTGCAACGCTCCGAAGCCCTGGCCCGAGCCGGTATCCAATCGGAGCTGGAAGCCCTGCGCAGCCAGCTCGACCCGCACTTTCTGTTTAACTCCCTCAACACCCTGGCCGCCCTCATCGAGGACGACAACGAGCCGGCCCACACCTACCTGGAGCAGCTGGCCGACGTGTACCGTTACGTGCTGGTGAGCCGCGACAAAACCACCGTGCCCCTGCGCGAGGAAATAGCCTTCGTAGAAGCCTACCTCTACCTCAACAAAACCCGCTTCCGCGACGACCTGCAAGTGGAGCAGCGCATTGCCCCGGCCGCCTACGCCACCAACGTAGCCCCGCTGAGCCTGCAAATGCTGGTTGAAAACGCCATCAAGCACAACGTTATTTCGCCGGAAAACCCGCTGCGCGTCACCCTGGCCACCGAACCCGACTCCGGCTACGTGCGCGTGCAAAACAACGTGCAGCCCAAAACCGGCCTCGAACAATCCACCAAAGTAGGCCTGCGCAACATCATTAACCGTTACCGCCTCCTCTCCGAGCACCCCGTGGAAGTGCTGCGCGAAAACGGCCTGTTCACCGTGCGCCTGCCCCTGCTTTCTTGA
- a CDS encoding serine hydrolase domain-containing protein: MPRLLLALAGFVLLFVLSACHVGRFFIYNFADIRDWQKFPVRPVERGAGPVFRFFEPAPGSPSAIRLPQSLTLHKGERRERTVAFDDVLRESGTVAFLVIRHDSLLVEKYLAGYDAASVVPSFSVAKSYVSALVGIAIGEGYIKSVEEPITKYLPELRGEKFQRITIAHVLNMRSGVLFNESYINPFGDAAKYYYGTNLKKYVSRLQVREAPDQHFDYISGNTQLLGLIVARATGRPLAQYLQEKIWQPLGSEYDASWSLDSRRGNTEKAFCCLNARARDFAKLGRLYLRRGEWQGRQLVPRDWVERSVYDVSTTAANDYLYGYQWWHTRRFERQTDTTRRGMFRPVNFGQPKKPGAAPMQVVVRPGPDFYAEGILGQFIYVFPKKDILVVRLGKRTGPVNWANIARDLAGAN, encoded by the coding sequence ATGCCGCGCCTACTGCTAGCCCTCGCCGGATTTGTGTTGCTGTTCGTGTTGTCTGCCTGCCACGTGGGCCGCTTTTTCATCTACAACTTTGCCGACATCCGCGACTGGCAGAAGTTTCCGGTTCGGCCGGTTGAACGGGGTGCCGGGCCTGTTTTCCGCTTCTTTGAACCGGCGCCAGGCAGCCCCTCGGCCATTCGCCTGCCCCAAAGCCTGACCTTGCACAAGGGGGAGCGCCGGGAGCGGACGGTAGCCTTCGATGACGTGTTGCGCGAAAGCGGCACCGTGGCGTTTCTCGTCATCCGCCACGACTCGTTGCTGGTGGAAAAGTACCTGGCCGGCTACGACGCGGCCTCGGTGGTTCCTTCGTTCTCAGTGGCTAAAAGCTACGTTTCGGCGCTGGTCGGTATCGCCATCGGCGAAGGGTACATTAAGAGTGTAGAGGAACCGATAACGAAGTACCTGCCGGAATTGCGGGGCGAGAAATTTCAGCGCATTACCATCGCCCACGTGCTTAACATGCGTTCGGGGGTTCTTTTTAATGAGAGCTACATCAACCCCTTCGGCGACGCGGCCAAGTACTATTATGGCACCAACCTGAAAAAATACGTGAGCCGCTTACAAGTCAGAGAAGCACCCGACCAGCACTTTGACTACATCAGCGGCAATACGCAGTTGCTGGGGCTCATTGTGGCGCGCGCCACCGGGCGGCCTCTGGCGCAGTACTTACAGGAGAAAATATGGCAGCCGCTGGGCTCGGAATACGATGCTTCGTGGAGCCTCGACAGCCGCCGCGGCAACACCGAAAAAGCTTTTTGCTGCCTCAACGCCCGCGCCCGTGACTTCGCCAAGCTCGGGCGCCTGTACTTGCGCCGGGGCGAGTGGCAAGGCCGGCAGCTTGTGCCGCGGGACTGGGTGGAACGGTCGGTGTACGATGTCAGCACCACCGCTGCCAACGACTACCTCTACGGCTACCAGTGGTGGCACACGCGCCGCTTTGAGCGCCAAACGGATACCACCCGGCGGGGAATGTTCCGGCCAGTAAACTTCGGGCAGCCAAAGAAGCCCGGTGCAGCACCCATGCAAGTAGTAGTACGGCCGGGACCCGACTTTTACGCGGAAGGCATTTTGGGGCAATTTATTTACGTCTTTCCCAAGAAAGACATCCTAGTAGTGCGCCTGGGCAAACGCACCGGCCCGGTAAACTGGGCCAACATTGCCCGCGACCTGGCCGGGGCGAATTAA
- a CDS encoding LytR/AlgR family response regulator transcription factor, translating to MKLLLIEDEYPAAERLQRLLRQADPAAEVLGVVRSVAAGRQWFQDNPPPDLILSDIQLADGLSFEIFDHVGLTSPIIFTTSYDEYAIKAFRVRSVDYLLKPIKLTELRAALAKYHDLRAAFSPVAGSQRLERLLDSLPLTGRPYKTRFLVASGEQLLPIDVEQIAYFQTRNELVYLVTRDGRRFVIDYPLEQLERLLDPQQFFRASRQLLTHLSAVHRLHPYFNGKLKLDLHPESAEEALISRDKAGAFKAWLEGELPVAKAVRSGL from the coding sequence ATGAAGCTCCTGCTCATTGAAGACGAGTACCCGGCTGCCGAGCGGCTGCAACGGCTGCTGCGCCAGGCCGATCCGGCGGCTGAGGTGCTGGGCGTGGTGCGGAGCGTGGCCGCGGGCCGGCAGTGGTTTCAGGACAATCCGCCACCCGACCTCATTCTGAGCGACATTCAGCTGGCCGATGGGCTGAGCTTCGAGATTTTCGACCACGTGGGCCTGACCAGCCCCATCATCTTCACCACCAGCTACGACGAGTACGCCATCAAAGCTTTCCGGGTGCGTAGCGTGGATTACCTGCTCAAGCCCATCAAGCTCACGGAGTTGCGCGCCGCCCTGGCCAAGTACCACGACCTGCGCGCGGCCTTTTCGCCGGTGGCGGGCAGCCAGCGCCTGGAGCGCCTGCTCGACAGCCTGCCCCTGACCGGCCGGCCCTACAAAACCCGCTTTCTGGTAGCCAGCGGCGAGCAGCTACTGCCCATCGACGTGGAGCAGATTGCCTACTTCCAGACCCGCAACGAGCTGGTGTACCTGGTGACGCGCGACGGCCGCCGCTTCGTCATCGACTACCCCCTGGAGCAGCTGGAGCGCCTGCTCGACCCGCAGCAGTTTTTCCGGGCCAGCCGCCAGCTGCTCACCCACCTGAGCGCCGTGCACCGCCTCCACCCCTACTTCAACGGCAAGCTCAAGCTCGACTTGCACCCCGAGTCTGCGGAGGAGGCCCTCATCAGCCGTGACAAGGCCGGGGCGTTTAAAGCCTGGCTGGAAGGTGAGCTGCCCGTGGCAAAAGCGGTGCGCTCGGGGCTGTAG
- a CDS encoding acyl carrier protein, which translates to MTTASLVAPRSIRQQVLRVIGRRKRLQPHRLRLHFHLSRELCFDLLDVVDIILELESRFHITIPDEVPLVTVGDVVDYVAAATLGFIRR; encoded by the coding sequence ATGACTACTGCTTCGCTCGTTGCGCCCCGGTCCATTCGGCAGCAGGTGCTGCGCGTAATCGGCCGGCGCAAGCGCCTCCAGCCCCACCGCCTACGCCTGCACTTCCACCTGAGCCGCGAACTGTGCTTTGATCTGCTTGATGTCGTGGACATCATTCTGGAGCTGGAAAGCCGCTTCCACATTACCATTCCCGACGAGGTGCCGCTTGTCACCGTCGGCGACGTGGTGGATTATGTGGCAGCGGCTACGCTGGGCTTCATTCGCCGCTGA
- a CDS encoding Ppx/GppA phosphatase family protein yields MEYPLSKLAAIDIGSNAVRCQISAVLHYGDRYRLKRVEYVRYPLRLGEDVFASGTISEKKQEKFIKFLHALKLLMEVHDVAPNHYLVCATSAMRTAQNGQEVAARIQRELGMTVQIIDGQAEAAYINRVIVNLLEDNKHYLHIDVGGGSTEFNIYYNRRKVASQSFEVGSIRRMQQEESGQQATEAQNGLWQRMEEWVRENARRYHVSRAIGTGGNINKLYSLAQPQLDKPVTRRRIATVLDHLTSMSMDERVNVALLNPDRADVIVPAGHIYLSAMEWANVHQMIVPDIGLKDGMLQTLFEEHFDELRLPADTSRTVPVPAVQSRPTEVE; encoded by the coding sequence TTGGAATATCCGCTCTCCAAACTGGCTGCCATCGACATCGGCTCCAACGCCGTACGGTGCCAGATTTCAGCCGTGCTGCACTACGGCGACCGATACCGGCTCAAACGGGTTGAATACGTGCGCTACCCGCTGCGCCTGGGCGAAGATGTGTTTGCCAGCGGCACCATCTCCGAGAAAAAGCAAGAGAAGTTTATCAAGTTTCTGCACGCCCTGAAGCTGCTCATGGAGGTGCACGACGTGGCCCCGAACCACTATCTGGTGTGCGCCACCTCGGCTATGCGCACGGCTCAGAATGGGCAAGAAGTGGCGGCCCGCATTCAGCGGGAGCTGGGCATGACCGTGCAGATTATCGACGGGCAGGCCGAAGCCGCCTACATTAACCGCGTCATCGTCAACCTGCTCGAAGACAACAAGCACTACCTGCACATCGACGTGGGCGGGGGCAGCACCGAGTTCAACATCTACTACAACCGCCGCAAAGTGGCGTCGCAGTCGTTTGAGGTGGGCTCCATCCGGCGCATGCAGCAGGAAGAAAGCGGGCAGCAGGCCACCGAAGCCCAAAACGGGCTGTGGCAGCGCATGGAGGAGTGGGTCCGGGAAAATGCTCGCCGCTACCACGTGTCGCGGGCCATTGGCACGGGCGGCAACATCAACAAGCTCTACAGCCTAGCCCAGCCCCAGCTCGACAAGCCCGTAACGCGCCGCCGCATTGCCACCGTGCTGGACCACCTCACCAGCATGAGCATGGACGAGCGCGTAAACGTGGCCCTCCTGAACCCTGACCGCGCCGACGTCATCGTGCCCGCCGGCCACATCTACCTCTCCGCCATGGAGTGGGCCAACGTCCACCAAATGATAGTGCCGGACATTGGCCTGAAAGACGGAATGCTCCAAACCCTGTTCGAGGAGCACTTCGATGAGTTGCGCCTCCCCGCCGACACGTCGCGCACCGTGCCCGTGCCCGCCGTGCAAAGCCGGCCGACGGAGGTGGAATAA